A DNA window from Bradyrhizobium sp. CCBAU 53421 contains the following coding sequences:
- a CDS encoding branched-chain amino acid ABC transporter substrate-binding protein: MHRLIVAAAAALTVLGGAASAQETIKIGYIDPLSGGGASVGEGGLKTFQYLADELNAKGGILGHKVEIVPLDNKTNPQESLVQAQKAVDAGIHYITQGNGSSVGAALEDFVTKNNSRNPGKEVLYFNYAAVDPSMTNEKCSYWHFRWDANSDIKMEALTNYMKGQASIKKVYLINMDYSFGQSVRSTARKMLGEKRPDIQLVGDELHPMLKVTDFSPYIAKIKASGADTVVTGNWGQDFALLLKAAADAGLKVNWYTYYAGGAGGPTAIKQTGLENQVFQISEGVPNSGNKAAMDFEKDFRAKTGISVWYPRAVNEMRMFKAAAEKANSIDPVKVAAALEGMKFDVFDGGDGFMRKDDHQFFQPIYISSFGSLTDKAKEPFDEENTGWGWHIVSKIDTDKTMLPTTCNMKRP, encoded by the coding sequence ATGCATAGGCTGATCGTTGCCGCCGCGGCAGCGCTGACGGTGTTGGGAGGCGCGGCGTCCGCGCAGGAAACCATCAAGATCGGCTATATCGATCCGCTCTCCGGCGGCGGCGCCAGCGTTGGCGAAGGCGGCCTGAAGACGTTTCAGTATCTCGCCGACGAATTGAATGCCAAGGGCGGCATCCTCGGCCACAAGGTCGAGATCGTCCCGCTCGACAACAAGACCAATCCGCAGGAAAGCCTGGTGCAGGCGCAGAAGGCGGTCGACGCCGGCATCCACTACATCACCCAGGGCAACGGCTCGTCGGTCGGTGCGGCGCTGGAAGATTTCGTCACCAAGAACAATTCGCGCAACCCCGGCAAAGAAGTGCTGTACTTCAACTACGCCGCGGTCGATCCGAGCATGACCAACGAGAAGTGCAGCTACTGGCACTTCCGCTGGGATGCGAACTCGGACATCAAGATGGAAGCGCTGACCAACTACATGAAGGGCCAGGCGTCCATCAAGAAGGTCTATCTGATCAACATGGACTACTCGTTCGGCCAGTCGGTGCGATCAACGGCGCGCAAGATGCTGGGCGAAAAGCGCCCGGACATCCAGCTCGTCGGCGACGAACTGCACCCGATGCTCAAGGTCACCGACTTCTCGCCCTACATCGCCAAGATCAAGGCCTCTGGCGCCGACACCGTCGTGACCGGCAACTGGGGCCAGGACTTCGCACTACTGCTGAAGGCCGCAGCCGACGCCGGTCTCAAGGTCAACTGGTACACCTACTATGCCGGCGGCGCCGGTGGGCCGACCGCGATCAAGCAGACCGGCCTCGAGAACCAGGTGTTCCAGATCAGCGAAGGCGTCCCGAACTCCGGCAACAAGGCGGCGATGGATTTCGAGAAGGACTTCCGCGCCAAGACCGGCATTTCCGTGTGGTATCCGCGCGCCGTCAACGAGATGCGGATGTTCAAGGCCGCCGCAGAGAAAGCCAATTCGATCGATCCGGTGAAAGTCGCGGCCGCCCTCGAGGGCATGAAGTTCGACGTGTTCGACGGCGGCGACGGCTTCATGCGCAAGGACGACCACCAGTTCTTCCAGCCGATCTACATCTCCTCGTTCGGCTCGCTCACCGACAAGGCCAAGGAGCCGTTCGACGAAGAGAACACCGGCTGGGGCTGGCACATCGTCTCCAAGATCGACACCGACAAGACGATGCTTCCGACCACCTGCAACATGAAACGGCCCTGA
- a CDS encoding TetR/AcrR family transcriptional regulator — protein MQVAADPTDRAEEILVSASRLFARHSYANVTMEQVAASVRAVPGALYHYFRDKEDLIFHCYLRGLAIYRHEIEAAAEPGIDGLEIVRRFVRGRLRPESQRMILFTDIDALAAPYSSEVHAKRWQNAAWLADILQRGVADGSIACDEPLLTAVALISILDWVPFWLSERDYYTRQQAIDAIDDIITHGVYRREIAIPEMPKPLSLAPFLESRAALNKRAAKFDRMLSIASDSFNRRGASGTSLESIAVDAGMTRAGIYYHFSEKESLLLACLRRGLAGEVSIREHLQEHSLGAFDHIVQRIRLLLMLHDTPCGPKATYHNINYLNDADRKAYVGDVLATIRQDQNSYQRWIDEGRFRRIDTYFAERILTGMGHWYPIWFKTRRDWSPAEIADHFARLFLAGLKPRRHPA, from the coding sequence TTGCAAGTCGCCGCCGACCCGACGGATCGGGCTGAAGAAATCCTCGTCTCAGCTTCCCGGCTGTTTGCCCGCCACTCCTATGCGAACGTGACGATGGAGCAGGTCGCGGCATCGGTTCGGGCCGTGCCCGGCGCGCTGTACCATTATTTCCGCGACAAGGAAGATCTGATCTTCCACTGCTATCTGCGCGGCCTTGCGATCTATCGGCACGAGATCGAGGCGGCCGCCGAGCCCGGCATCGACGGGCTCGAGATCGTCAGGCGCTTCGTGCGCGGCAGGCTGCGGCCGGAAAGCCAGCGCATGATCCTGTTCACCGACATCGATGCGCTGGCTGCGCCCTACAGCAGCGAGGTTCACGCCAAACGCTGGCAGAATGCCGCGTGGCTTGCGGACATTCTGCAGCGGGGCGTGGCCGACGGCTCGATCGCCTGCGACGAACCGCTGCTCACGGCCGTCGCGCTGATCTCGATCCTGGACTGGGTGCCGTTCTGGCTGTCCGAACGCGACTACTACACCCGCCAGCAGGCGATCGATGCCATCGACGACATCATCACGCACGGCGTTTACCGGCGCGAGATCGCGATCCCCGAGATGCCCAAACCGCTCAGCCTTGCCCCATTCCTGGAGTCGCGCGCGGCGCTGAACAAGCGGGCCGCAAAGTTCGACAGGATGCTTTCGATTGCCTCCGACAGCTTCAACCGCAGGGGCGCGTCGGGCACGTCGCTCGAAAGCATCGCCGTGGACGCGGGCATGACCCGCGCCGGCATCTACTATCACTTCAGTGAAAAGGAGAGCCTGTTGCTGGCTTGCCTGCGGCGCGGGCTGGCCGGCGAGGTCAGCATTCGCGAGCACCTGCAGGAGCACAGCCTCGGCGCATTCGATCACATCGTGCAGAGGATCCGCTTGCTGCTGATGCTGCACGACACGCCGTGCGGCCCGAAGGCGACCTACCACAACATCAACTACCTCAACGACGCCGACCGCAAAGCCTATGTCGGAGACGTGCTGGCGACGATCCGGCAGGACCAGAACAGCTATCAGCGCTGGATCGACGAGGGCCGCTTCCGCCGCATCGATACCTATTTCGCCGAGCGCATCCTGACCGGAATGGGCCACTGGTATCCGATCTGGTTCAAGACCCGGCGCGACTGGTCGCCGGCAGAGATCGCCGATCATTTCGCGCGGTTGTTTCTCGCGGGCCTCAAGCCGCGCCGGCATCCGGCCTGA
- a CDS encoding ketopantoate reductase family protein gives MARNILILGASYGSLLGTKLLMAGHNVSLVCRKNTADLINREGTEVRIKLRDEKEHRSIFSRDLPGKLDAVTPADVDVSRYDMVGLAMQEPQYTNHTVRVLMIKIAAAKLPCLSIMNMPPLPYLKRIPALAGMDLEEAYTNAQVWERFEPGLVTLCSPDPQAFRPPEEKANVLHVGLPTNFKASAFADDKHNKVLRELEADIDAVTLDGQDVPVKLKVFDSLFVPLAKWSMLLTGNYRCITPTEPQSIRDAVHGDLTRSQAIYDHVDGIARKLGADPADQVPFAKYAKAAESLLKPSSAARAVAAGAPFIERVDLLVKLISHQLGTPSAEIDRTVETVDQKLNEKIVQGGSGAE, from the coding sequence ATGGCGCGCAACATTCTGATCCTTGGAGCTTCCTACGGCTCCCTGCTGGGGACCAAGCTTCTGATGGCGGGGCACAACGTGTCCCTGGTGTGCCGCAAGAACACCGCTGACCTGATCAACCGCGAAGGCACCGAGGTGCGGATCAAGCTGCGGGACGAGAAGGAGCATCGCTCGATCTTCTCGCGCGACCTGCCGGGCAAGCTCGACGCCGTTACGCCCGCCGATGTCGACGTGTCGCGCTACGACATGGTCGGGCTTGCGATGCAGGAGCCGCAATACACCAACCACACGGTTCGCGTGCTGATGATCAAGATCGCGGCAGCGAAGCTGCCCTGCCTCTCGATCATGAACATGCCGCCGCTGCCGTATTTGAAGCGGATCCCCGCGCTCGCCGGCATGGACCTCGAGGAGGCCTACACCAACGCGCAGGTCTGGGAGCGCTTCGAGCCCGGCCTCGTCACGCTGTGCTCGCCCGATCCGCAGGCGTTCCGTCCGCCGGAGGAGAAGGCCAACGTGCTGCATGTCGGCCTGCCGACCAACTTCAAGGCCTCCGCCTTCGCCGACGACAAGCATAACAAGGTGCTGCGCGAGCTCGAAGCCGACATCGACGCGGTGACGCTCGACGGTCAGGACGTTCCGGTGAAGCTGAAAGTGTTCGATTCGCTGTTCGTGCCGCTGGCCAAATGGTCGATGCTGCTGACCGGCAATTATCGCTGCATCACGCCGACGGAGCCGCAATCGATCCGTGACGCCGTGCACGGCGATCTGACGCGCTCGCAGGCGATCTATGACCATGTCGACGGCATCGCGCGCAAGCTCGGCGCCGATCCTGCCGACCAGGTGCCGTTCGCGAAATACGCCAAGGCGGCGGAAAGCCTGCTCAAGCCGTCATCGGCGGCCCGCGCGGTCGCGGCCGGCGCGCCGTTCATCGAGCGCGTCGATCTGCTGGTGAAGCTGATCTCGCACCAGCTCGGCACGCCGAGCGCCGAGATCGACCGCACCGTCGAGACCGTCGACCAGAAGCTGAACGAGAAGATCGTGCAGGGCGGCTCCGGCGCGGAGTGA
- a CDS encoding adenylate cyclase: MKRMTASLAIGACLLLASAGVALAANPHPSTTSGKGQPGSNNGVACNTGSVGGGPGGSANGGGSPFNPTPTTPNGIVYAGNPGNPTAQPGGVGNPDHAVSQYDVACFQASQMP, from the coding sequence ATGAAACGCATGACAGCCTCGCTTGCCATTGGCGCTTGCCTGCTGCTTGCATCGGCGGGTGTCGCGCTTGCCGCCAATCCCCACCCATCTACGACCAGCGGCAAGGGACAACCTGGTTCGAACAACGGCGTCGCATGCAACACTGGTAGCGTCGGTGGCGGGCCGGGCGGATCGGCGAACGGCGGTGGTTCCCCGTTCAACCCCACTCCGACGACACCGAACGGGATCGTATATGCCGGAAACCCGGGGAATCCGACGGCGCAGCCTGGAGGCGTCGGCAATCCCGATCATGCCGTCTCCCAGTACGACGTTGCCTGCTTCCAGGCGTCACAAATGCCGTAG
- a CDS encoding efflux RND transporter periplasmic adaptor subunit, with the protein MRLLVAALLCALVLGLGYTYGLDKPEPTYLTAPVERGNVSTLVKASGTVEAVISVDVSSQLSGRVAEVFVNFNDAIKAGQPIAQLDQEIFSARVNEAKAALRVANAATQVTKAALERAIVAVANAHTARKQAEAQSTSIRARQDELERDFQRKSELMRTGSGTERDLGQARAQRDAGAGELRASLEQIEMKAQAIAIADAERNMAEANLANAQAVAEQRQAVLEQARVDLDRTVLRAPIDGLIIKRDVNPGQTVAVSLEAKTLFKIANDLRQMEVHGKVDEADVGQLKVGQTALFTVDAFPDRTFTGRVLQIRKSPEVVQNVVTYTTIVSTSNPDLLLLPGMTAQLRIVVSDTGEVLKIPGQALRFRPMEAGSRSAGQGQAEAASLKAVATVWLVGDDGQPKPIAVKLGATDDNGAELLEGSLVEGQRLIIGVADAQTVGRAFGIRLGF; encoded by the coding sequence ATGCGCTTGCTCGTGGCGGCTCTGCTTTGCGCTTTGGTTCTCGGGCTCGGCTATACCTACGGTTTGGACAAGCCGGAGCCGACATATCTCACCGCGCCCGTAGAACGCGGCAACGTCTCAACTCTTGTCAAGGCGAGTGGAACCGTCGAGGCCGTCATCAGCGTCGACGTGAGCTCGCAGCTCTCGGGGCGAGTTGCAGAGGTCTTCGTCAATTTCAACGACGCCATCAAGGCCGGCCAGCCGATCGCGCAGCTCGATCAGGAGATCTTTTCCGCACGCGTCAATGAAGCGAAGGCCGCGCTTCGGGTAGCGAACGCGGCGACACAGGTGACGAAGGCCGCGCTGGAGCGCGCAATCGTCGCGGTTGCGAATGCGCACACGGCCAGGAAACAGGCGGAGGCACAGTCGACGTCGATCAGGGCGCGACAGGATGAACTGGAGCGGGATTTTCAGCGCAAGTCCGAGCTGATGCGCACCGGCAGCGGCACCGAGCGTGACCTGGGTCAGGCGCGCGCTCAGCGCGATGCCGGGGCGGGCGAGCTGCGTGCTTCTCTCGAGCAGATCGAGATGAAGGCGCAGGCCATTGCGATTGCCGATGCCGAGAGAAACATGGCCGAAGCCAATCTCGCGAATGCGCAGGCCGTCGCCGAGCAGAGACAGGCGGTGCTCGAGCAGGCGCGGGTTGACCTCGATCGCACCGTGCTTCGCGCACCGATCGACGGACTCATCATCAAGCGGGACGTCAACCCGGGTCAAACCGTCGCCGTCAGCCTTGAGGCGAAGACGCTTTTCAAGATCGCCAACGATCTGCGCCAGATGGAGGTGCACGGAAAGGTCGACGAGGCCGACGTCGGACAGTTGAAAGTCGGGCAAACGGCCCTGTTCACGGTAGATGCCTTTCCGGATCGAACGTTCACCGGACGGGTCTTGCAGATCCGCAAGTCACCCGAGGTCGTGCAGAACGTCGTCACCTATACGACGATCGTCTCCACGTCGAATCCGGACCTTCTGCTGCTGCCGGGAATGACCGCGCAACTTCGGATCGTGGTCAGCGATACCGGCGAGGTGCTCAAGATTCCCGGTCAGGCGCTGCGCTTCCGGCCGATGGAGGCCGGTTCTCGATCCGCAGGTCAGGGGCAGGCCGAGGCGGCTTCGTTGAAGGCAGTCGCAACCGTCTGGCTCGTCGGTGATGACGGACAACCCAAGCCGATTGCCGTCAAGCTGGGCGCGACCGATGACAATGGGGCAGAGCTCCTGGAAGGTTCGCTCGTGGAGGGCCAGCGCCTGATCATCGGGGTCGCCGATGCGCAAACCGTCGGACGCGCGTTCGGCATTCGTCTCGGGTTCTGA
- a CDS encoding ABC transporter ATP-binding protein translates to MQPLVRTIALAKQYPSGEAVVSAISNVSLSIAVGEFVAIRGRSGSGKSTLMNLLGLLDRPDSGEYVLKGQDVAELSEDARAAIRSRDIGFVFQLPTLLPRSTALENVELPLVYASVTRQMRRRRAMDALARVGLATRGHHWPNQLSGGEQQRVVIARAIVNNPAFILADEPTGSLDSSTSEEILSLFDGLHRDGHTLVVVTHANEVAGRAQRQITLHDGRIVHDERAAGEQSQPSARDPETHP, encoded by the coding sequence ATGCAGCCTCTGGTCCGAACCATTGCTCTCGCCAAACAATATCCGTCCGGAGAAGCGGTCGTCTCTGCGATATCCAACGTGTCGCTCTCGATTGCGGTTGGCGAATTCGTCGCGATCCGCGGCCGCTCGGGCTCCGGGAAGTCGACCCTGATGAACTTGCTAGGTCTGCTCGATCGGCCCGACTCCGGCGAGTATGTCCTGAAAGGACAAGACGTCGCAGAATTGAGCGAGGACGCGCGCGCGGCCATCAGGAGCCGTGACATCGGCTTCGTGTTCCAATTGCCGACGCTTCTGCCGCGATCCACGGCGTTGGAAAATGTCGAGCTGCCTCTGGTGTACGCATCCGTAACGCGCCAGATGCGCCGCCGCCGGGCGATGGATGCACTCGCGCGCGTGGGTCTGGCGACGCGCGGTCATCATTGGCCGAACCAGCTTTCGGGCGGAGAGCAGCAGCGGGTCGTGATCGCCCGCGCGATCGTCAACAATCCCGCCTTCATCCTGGCCGATGAGCCGACCGGTTCGCTGGACAGCAGCACGAGCGAGGAGATCCTGTCCCTGTTCGACGGGCTGCACCGCGACGGCCACACCCTCGTCGTGGTGACGCATGCCAACGAGGTGGCCGGTCGAGCACAGCGCCAGATCACCTTGCATGACGGACGGATCGTCCATGACGAGCGGGCGGCCGGCGAACAGTCGCAGCCGAGCGCCCGCGACCCGGAAACTCATCCATGA
- a CDS encoding ABC transporter permease, with protein MSPVENLRIATRALRANKLRSALTALGIIVGVAAVVCMVSVGAGAQAEVSEKIRTLGANLLLVLPGARNSGGARLESGTQPTLTEEDATAIRRELANVQVAAPLLSRSMPLVALNRNWKTLVAGINADYLIAREWQVIEGRAFNGDETVSAAKVAIVGAVIVDELFDGRTSVGGSIRIGNVPFTVIGVLDKKGLGAAGRSQDDVVFIPLSTAKSRVLGAVHGTTREALDFISVKLADASVRPEAQREIEELLRQRHRIRHDASSDFRIENPADVLTARGAAVRTLGILLIAVAAVSLVVGGISIMNIMLVSVTERTREIGLRMAVGANRRDIRWQFLIEALILALIGGAAGAVLGAVAAVAIAWNAGWPVLISPWAIMIACGFAGLVGVSFGLYPAQKAARLDPIAALRFE; from the coding sequence ATGAGCCCCGTGGAGAATCTGCGCATTGCGACCCGCGCGCTTCGCGCCAACAAATTGCGTAGCGCGTTGACCGCCCTCGGAATCATCGTCGGCGTCGCGGCGGTGGTCTGCATGGTGTCCGTGGGAGCAGGCGCACAGGCCGAGGTCTCGGAGAAGATTCGCACGCTGGGCGCCAACCTCCTGCTGGTCCTGCCCGGAGCGAGGAATTCCGGAGGAGCGCGACTCGAGTCCGGAACACAGCCCACCTTGACCGAAGAGGACGCCACCGCGATCCGCCGCGAGCTGGCCAACGTGCAAGTCGCAGCCCCCTTGCTGTCGCGATCGATGCCGCTGGTCGCGCTGAACAGGAATTGGAAGACGCTGGTGGCCGGAATAAATGCCGACTATCTGATTGCGCGCGAATGGCAGGTGATCGAAGGACGAGCGTTCAATGGCGACGAGACCGTGTCAGCCGCCAAGGTCGCCATCGTGGGGGCGGTGATCGTCGACGAACTGTTTGACGGGCGCACAAGCGTCGGCGGTTCGATTCGAATTGGCAACGTGCCCTTCACGGTGATTGGCGTTCTCGACAAGAAGGGATTGGGCGCAGCCGGACGCAGCCAGGACGACGTCGTGTTCATTCCCCTGTCGACGGCAAAAAGTCGCGTGCTCGGCGCCGTGCACGGCACCACGCGCGAAGCCCTGGATTTCATTTCGGTCAAGCTGGCCGACGCGAGCGTGCGACCGGAGGCCCAGCGCGAGATCGAGGAACTGCTCCGGCAGCGCCACCGCATTCGCCACGATGCTTCCAGTGATTTCAGGATAGAAAATCCGGCCGACGTGCTGACCGCACGCGGTGCCGCGGTACGGACTCTCGGGATTCTTCTGATCGCGGTGGCTGCGGTTTCGCTGGTGGTCGGCGGCATCAGCATCATGAACATCATGCTGGTGTCGGTGACCGAACGGACCCGTGAAATCGGGCTGCGCATGGCGGTCGGGGCCAACCGGCGCGACATCCGCTGGCAGTTCCTGATTGAAGCCTTGATTCTCGCGCTGATCGGAGGCGCCGCGGGAGCTGTCCTGGGAGCGGTCGCGGCTGTCGCGATCGCATGGAATGCCGGCTGGCCGGTGCTCATCAGCCCGTGGGCCATCATGATCGCCTGCGGATTCGCAGGTCTCGTCGGTGTCTCGTTCGGGCTCTATCCGGCGCAGAAGGCCGCGCGGCTCGATCCGATCGCGGCGTTGCGATTTGAATAG
- the rnk gene encoding nucleoside diphosphate kinase regulator, whose protein sequence is MTRTIQNDFTAPALPPIVITASEAQRLSALADSSMAVFPRVAQFLARETDRARVVADDSELPDVVRMGSRVRYRDDETGDVREVVLVYPHEADIALRRISVLTPVGAALIGLSVGQTIDFQTPSHQTRAVTILAVKQQS, encoded by the coding sequence ATGACCCGAACCATTCAGAACGACTTCACCGCGCCTGCATTGCCGCCGATCGTGATCACCGCGAGCGAGGCGCAGCGCCTCAGCGCGCTAGCCGATTCCAGCATGGCGGTGTTTCCGCGCGTGGCCCAGTTCCTCGCGCGCGAAACCGACCGGGCCCGGGTCGTCGCCGACGATTCCGAACTGCCCGACGTGGTCCGCATGGGCTCGCGCGTCCGCTACCGTGACGACGAGACCGGCGATGTCAGGGAAGTCGTGCTGGTGTACCCGCACGAAGCCGACATCGCGCTCCGGCGTATCTCGGTGCTGACGCCGGTCGGCGCCGCGCTGATCGGATTGTCGGTCGGCCAGACCATCGATTTCCAGACGCCGAGCCACCAGACGCGCGCGGTGACGATTCTGGCCGTGAAGCAGCAGAGCTAG
- a CDS encoding chromate transporter has translation MTATLVTLALIFAELSLLAFGGGNTILPEMQRQVVDVNHWMTAQEFGALFALAQAAPGPNMMVVPLVGWHVAGFSGVLVTSLAKFGPSSLVTGFALRLWERFKDRPWRRTVQAGLVPVTAGLVTASAIVITHASVSGWGTILIAAGVAIATTTTRIHPLLALAAGAVLGLTGIGQP, from the coding sequence ATGACCGCAACCCTGGTCACGCTCGCGCTGATCTTCGCCGAGCTCTCGCTGCTCGCCTTCGGCGGCGGCAACACCATCCTGCCGGAGATGCAGCGCCAGGTCGTCGACGTCAATCACTGGATGACGGCGCAGGAATTCGGCGCGCTGTTCGCGCTGGCGCAGGCCGCGCCCGGGCCGAACATGATGGTGGTGCCGCTGGTGGGCTGGCATGTCGCGGGCTTCTCGGGCGTGCTGGTGACCTCGCTCGCCAAGTTCGGGCCGTCGTCGCTGGTCACCGGCTTCGCGCTCCGGCTCTGGGAACGCTTCAAGGACCGGCCGTGGCGCCGCACGGTGCAGGCCGGCCTGGTTCCGGTCACCGCCGGCCTCGTCACCGCCAGCGCCATCGTCATTACCCATGCCTCGGTCTCGGGCTGGGGCACCATCCTGATCGCGGCCGGCGTCGCGATCGCCACCACGACGACCCGCATCCATCCGCTGCTAGCGCTTGCCGCCGGCGCGGTGCTCGGCCTCACCGGCATCGGCCAGCCGTGA
- a CDS encoding chromate transporter has protein sequence MDAIPAAQTTKHVAPDVGELFTGFFILGLTGFGGVLPLARHMMVEKRRWLSGAEFTDLLGLCQFLPGGNIINMSVAVGLKFRGIPGAFASILGLIAVPTAVVIGLGVIYGRFADDPVVRHLFGGLAAAAAGLLISTAIKIAWPLRRDVLGLVIGALCVLAIAVFRLPLLPTLLTLAPLSIVLRLRQAS, from the coding sequence ATGGACGCCATACCCGCCGCACAGACCACCAAGCATGTCGCACCTGATGTCGGCGAGTTGTTCACGGGCTTCTTCATCCTCGGGCTGACCGGCTTCGGCGGCGTGCTGCCGCTGGCGCGCCACATGATGGTGGAGAAGCGCCGCTGGCTTTCCGGCGCCGAGTTCACCGATTTGCTCGGGCTCTGCCAGTTCCTGCCCGGCGGCAACATCATCAACATGTCGGTGGCGGTGGGCTTGAAGTTTCGCGGTATTCCCGGCGCGTTCGCCTCGATCCTCGGCCTGATCGCGGTGCCGACCGCGGTTGTGATCGGCCTCGGCGTGATCTATGGCCGCTTCGCCGACGACCCGGTGGTGCGCCATCTATTCGGCGGCCTCGCCGCCGCGGCCGCCGGGCTGTTGATCTCGACCGCAATCAAGATCGCCTGGCCGTTGCGACGCGACGTGCTCGGCCTCGTCATCGGTGCGCTGTGCGTGCTCGCGATCGCGGTGTTCCGATTGCCGCTACTGCCGACGCTGTTGACGCTGGCTCCGCTCAGCATTGTCCTCCGGTTGAGGCAGGCGTCATGA
- a CDS encoding LysR family transcriptional regulator translates to MIELRHLRYAVAVAEEGHITRAAARLGIQQPPLSQQIRALEAAIDAPLFRRQPRGVELTAAGRAFVGKARAILRDAELAVEAARRASRGQEGQLAIGFTSSAAFHPFVTGVMREMRERAPAITLSLEEASTGELIEAVEADRLDAAFVRSPSERLENLTITHLLDEEMVVALPDHHPRARKNTRRRISLALLADEPLILYRRPTGPGLYDSIIAACRAAGFSPKVAQEATRMVSTLSLVAAGLGISIVPESMARLETAGVSYLRLDRAAGLVAPLALARKKGPAGGTLGRLLAIVTRRVKDRAGV, encoded by the coding sequence ATGATCGAGCTGCGCCATCTCCGCTATGCCGTCGCGGTGGCCGAAGAGGGCCATATCACCCGCGCCGCCGCGCGGCTTGGCATCCAGCAGCCGCCGCTCAGCCAGCAGATCCGCGCGCTGGAAGCCGCGATCGACGCGCCGCTGTTCCGCCGGCAGCCGCGCGGCGTCGAGCTGACCGCCGCCGGCCGTGCCTTCGTCGGCAAGGCGCGCGCGATCCTGCGCGACGCCGAGCTTGCGGTGGAAGCCGCGCGCCGCGCGAGCCGCGGCCAGGAAGGCCAGCTGGCGATCGGCTTCACCTCATCGGCCGCCTTCCATCCGTTCGTCACCGGGGTGATGCGCGAAATGCGCGAGCGCGCCCCGGCGATCACGTTGTCGCTCGAGGAGGCCTCGACCGGCGAGCTGATCGAGGCCGTCGAGGCCGACCGCCTCGATGCCGCATTCGTGCGTTCGCCGAGCGAGAGGCTGGAAAACCTCACGATCACCCATCTGCTCGACGAGGAGATGGTGGTGGCGTTGCCCGACCATCATCCGCGTGCCCGCAAGAACACGCGGCGGCGGATCTCATTGGCCTTGCTCGCCGACGAGCCCTTGATCCTCTACCGCCGCCCGACCGGTCCGGGCCTCTACGACAGCATCATCGCCGCCTGCCGTGCCGCGGGGTTCAGCCCGAAAGTGGCGCAGGAGGCGACGCGGATGGTGTCGACGCTGAGCCTGGTCGCGGCCGGGCTCGGCATTTCGATCGTGCCCGAATCGATGGCGCGGCTGGAAACCGCAGGCGTGTCCTATCTTCGCCTCGACCGCGCCGCGGGCCTGGTCGCGCCGCTCGCGCTGGCGCGCAAGAAGGGACCTGCCGGCGGCACGCTCGGCCGCCTGCTCGCCATCGTGACGCGGCGGGTGAAGGATCGCGCTGGCGTTTGA
- a CDS encoding carboxymuconolactone decarboxylase family protein, with translation MARFPVHTLDSAPEASKPALREVEARFGMIPNLAATMATSPVLIQSFIGIFDKVHGGSFTEQQIQTVLLTDAVTNGCTWAVALHSALGLQAGLDPTDVDAMRAGRSPADKTLGALSTLARSLIEKRGRLDDEEIERFLAAGFYKDLVLEVIAIVAASTITNYTGSVTNPPLEAGLQDHAWKG, from the coding sequence ATGGCACGTTTTCCTGTCCATACGCTCGACTCCGCCCCTGAAGCCTCGAAGCCTGCCCTGCGCGAGGTCGAGGCGCGGTTTGGCATGATCCCGAACCTTGCGGCGACGATGGCGACGTCACCGGTGCTGATCCAGAGCTTCATCGGCATCTTCGACAAGGTTCACGGCGGCAGCTTCACCGAGCAGCAGATCCAGACCGTGCTGCTCACCGATGCGGTGACCAATGGCTGCACCTGGGCGGTCGCCCTGCATTCCGCGCTCGGCCTGCAGGCCGGCCTCGATCCCACCGATGTCGATGCGATGCGTGCGGGCCGCTCGCCTGCCGACAAGACCCTCGGCGCACTCTCGACGCTGGCGAGGTCTCTGATCGAAAAGCGCGGGCGGCTCGACGACGAGGAGATCGAACGGTTTCTGGCGGCCGGGTTCTACAAGGACCTCGTGCTGGAAGTGATTGCCATCGTGGCGGCATCGACCATCACGAACTACACGGGCAGCGTGACCAATCCGCCGCTGGAGGCGGGATTGCAGGACCATGCCTGGAAGGGCTGA